The Campylobacterota bacterium genome includes a window with the following:
- a CDS encoding ArsS family sensor histidine kinase — protein MFLSALGEQERQKFHLLAHRSMELSRIVDETRGRSCADTNAELSAAGFKVIAGKTPRCEALKLPPPMQEKLRSRNVRVTIYKDDAGVIYELDQGHCTMFYRDTAEGKTYYFVWFLFVALLGGLVSMYLLLWSNLRPLKRLYEQIRLYGEGKETVNTTSKGKDEIALISNAFNDALEKQAKLKKSRELFLRNMMHELKTPITKGKLIVELEEPSPNRNLLGKLFERLERLINQMAQIEKMHAFALNKESVSLESVIKTAADNLILDPQNIRLEGCDRILLVDEALFTSALQNLIDNAYRHAASYPIDIRCDGEKICISNSGEPLKRPVEEALQAFVTERGDGGLGLGLYIAQSVCDMHRFSLDYHYVEGIHRFCIRFRERK, from the coding sequence TTGTTCCTCTCCGCTCTCGGTGAACAGGAACGCCAGAAATTTCATCTACTCGCCCACCGTTCGATGGAACTTTCCCGGATCGTCGACGAAACCCGGGGGCGCAGCTGCGCCGATACGAATGCCGAACTCTCTGCGGCCGGGTTCAAGGTCATTGCGGGGAAAACACCCCGCTGTGAAGCGCTCAAACTCCCTCCGCCCATGCAAGAAAAACTCCGTTCGCGAAACGTACGGGTCACGATTTACAAGGATGACGCCGGAGTCATTTATGAACTCGATCAGGGGCATTGCACGATGTTTTACCGCGACACGGCGGAAGGGAAAACCTACTACTTCGTCTGGTTTTTGTTCGTGGCGTTGCTGGGGGGACTGGTGAGCATGTACCTGCTGCTGTGGAGCAACCTCAGACCGCTGAAGCGTCTCTACGAGCAAATCCGGCTCTACGGCGAAGGGAAAGAGACAGTCAACACGACGAGCAAAGGCAAAGATGAGATCGCCCTGATCTCCAACGCCTTCAACGATGCCCTCGAAAAACAGGCGAAGTTGAAAAAATCGCGCGAATTGTTTCTGCGTAACATGATGCACGAACTCAAAACCCCCATCACCAAAGGCAAACTCATCGTCGAACTCGAAGAACCGAGTCCGAACCGCAATCTGCTGGGGAAACTTTTCGAACGGCTTGAACGTCTGATCAACCAGATGGCCCAGATCGAGAAAATGCACGCGTTTGCGCTGAATAAAGAGAGCGTATCGCTGGAATCCGTCATTAAAACCGCGGCGGACAACCTCATCCTCGATCCACAGAACATCCGGCTGGAAGGGTGTGATCGAATCTTGCTCGTCGATGAAGCCCTTTTTACGAGCGCGCTGCAAAATCTGATCGACAACGCCTACCGCCATGCCGCATCTTATCCGATCGACATCCGCTGCGACGGGGAAAAAATCTGCATTTCCAACAGCGGCGAACCACTCAAACGCCCCGTTGAGGAGGCATTACAGGCTTTCGTTACGGAGAGGGGAGACGGGGGGCTGGGGCTGGGACTCTACATTGCCCAGTCGGTGTGCGACATGCACCGTTTTTCACTCGATTATCACTACGTGGAGGGTATTCACCGCTTCTGCATCCGGTTCCGTGAGCGGAAATAG
- a CDS encoding response regulator transcription factor: MIKILLIEDDLEISDLLTQYLSRYQMEVIAYEHPRAALASLGIESYDLVLLDLTLPDIDGLEVCKSLRERSDIPIIISSARSDLGDKVIALELGADDYLPKPYEPRELVARIQSLLRRVGGKTIQASSETFRVDDNGIYKEGALLPLTRAEFELLALLIKHRRQIVSRDFIANNVESIGWESSERSIDVLISRIRQKIEANPKHPTLIRSVRGMGYQFTL; the protein is encoded by the coding sequence ATGATTAAAATCCTCCTGATCGAAGACGACCTCGAAATCTCGGATCTTTTGACCCAGTATTTGAGCCGTTACCAGATGGAGGTGATCGCCTACGAGCATCCCCGCGCCGCTCTGGCATCGCTGGGTATCGAATCGTACGATCTCGTGCTGCTCGACCTCACCCTCCCCGATATCGACGGGCTTGAGGTGTGCAAATCGCTCAGGGAACGGAGCGACATCCCCATCATCATCTCCTCGGCCCGGAGCGATTTGGGAGACAAAGTGATCGCCCTCGAACTGGGAGCGGATGACTATCTCCCCAAGCCCTACGAGCCCAGAGAGCTTGTCGCACGGATCCAAAGCCTGCTCCGCCGCGTCGGCGGTAAAACGATACAGGCCAGTAGCGAGACGTTTCGCGTCGACGACAACGGGATCTACAAAGAGGGGGCACTTCTCCCGCTTACCCGTGCCGAATTCGAGCTCCTGGCCCTCCTGATCAAACACCGCCGTCAAATCGTCTCGCGCGATTTCATCGCCAACAACGTCGAATCGATCGGCTGGGAAAGCTCGGAACGGAGTATCGATGTTCTCATCAGCCGCATCCGCCAGAAGATCGAAGCCAACCCCAAACATCCCACTCTCATCCGTTCCGTCCGCGGAATGGGTTATCAGTTTACCCTATGA
- a CDS encoding AI-2E family transporter: MIRKEHFTLLLLAFASYGIYRLYEPFWMNIVIAVLLAISTYHIQAGFVVLTKSRFWASMLSTLMLAALFFAPLGYFLFHFSVLLQNLDPASVNTFQATFRGWMEHLPPSLARFEAKIEASLNRLDTAALAQHALDYASQIGSFAMSFLSGAVFILIFYFIAHYYGKEIFEFFKRSTHFPQQESTLILFEMRSSMSVVFYSILVTAVFEGALFGVAVGYMGYNGLLFGIMYGFASLIPVVGGVLMWVPFALYEFSLGNAENALFISLYTVIVISVIADTFIKPVIIKIINQQLIKPQEKINELIIFFAIIAGLATFGFWGMIIGPAITVLFLTLLRITETQRREGEGR; the protein is encoded by the coding sequence ATGATCAGAAAAGAGCATTTTACCCTGCTCCTCCTCGCGTTTGCGAGTTACGGTATTTACCGTCTTTACGAGCCGTTTTGGATGAATATCGTCATCGCCGTGCTGCTTGCGATCTCGACGTACCACATACAAGCCGGGTTCGTCGTGCTCACCAAAAGCCGGTTTTGGGCGTCGATGCTCTCGACTCTCATGCTCGCTGCACTCTTTTTCGCCCCGTTGGGATATTTCCTCTTCCATTTTTCGGTCCTGCTGCAAAATCTCGATCCCGCGTCGGTGAATACGTTTCAAGCCACCTTTCGGGGATGGATGGAACATCTGCCCCCTTCCCTCGCCCGGTTCGAAGCGAAAATCGAGGCTTCGCTCAACCGTCTCGACACCGCCGCACTCGCCCAGCATGCGCTCGACTATGCTTCCCAGATCGGAAGTTTCGCCATGTCGTTTCTCTCCGGGGCGGTTTTTATCCTGATTTTTTATTTCATCGCCCACTATTACGGAAAAGAGATCTTCGAATTTTTCAAACGTTCCACCCATTTTCCGCAGCAGGAAAGCACGCTGATTCTCTTTGAGATGCGTTCTTCGATGAGCGTCGTGTTTTACTCGATCCTCGTGACGGCGGTGTTCGAGGGGGCATTGTTCGGGGTTGCGGTCGGATATATGGGGTACAACGGGCTGTTGTTTGGGATCATGTACGGTTTTGCCTCGCTCATCCCCGTCGTGGGGGGAGTGTTGATGTGGGTCCCTTTCGCCCTGTATGAATTCTCGCTCGGCAATGCCGAGAACGCGTTGTTCATCTCCCTCTACACCGTTATCGTCATCTCGGTCATCGCCGATACCTTTATCAAACCGGTCATCATCAAGATCATCAACCAGCAACTGATCAAACCGCAAGAGAAAATCAACGAACTGATCATCTTTTTCGCCATCATTGCCGGGCTTGCGACATTCGGGTTCTGGGGAATGATCATCGGACCGGCGATCACGGTACTGTTTTTGACCCTGCTTCGGATCACCGAAACACAACGCCGGGAGGGTGAGGGCCGTTAA
- the ruvB gene encoding Holliday junction branch migration DNA helicase RuvB yields the protein MERIVEIEKFDAEESSETSLRPSGWNDYIGQEQIKKNLGVFIEASKKRSEALDHVLFFGPPGLGKTTLALIIANEMGSNIKVTAAPMIEKSGDLAAILTNLEEGDILFIDEIHRLSPAVEEILYPSMEDFRLDIIIGSGPAAQTVKIDLPRFTLIGATTRAGMLSNPLRDRFGMNFRMQFYTPDELCAIIAQASLKLGKAIDKHAAMEIARRSRGTPRIALRLLKRVRDFADVANESTIVHERSRYALDQLGINAHGFDEMDIRLLKLLMEAKGRAMGLSTIAAALSEDEGTIEDVLEPYLLANGYLERTARGRVATPKTYDLLKFGSPQQGLFE from the coding sequence GTGGAACGGATTGTAGAGATCGAAAAGTTTGATGCCGAAGAATCGAGCGAAACTTCGCTCCGACCAAGCGGCTGGAACGATTACATCGGGCAAGAGCAGATCAAAAAAAATCTGGGCGTCTTTATCGAAGCGAGCAAAAAACGCTCCGAAGCGCTCGATCACGTCCTCTTCTTCGGACCTCCCGGACTGGGGAAAACGACGCTTGCGCTGATCATCGCCAACGAGATGGGAAGCAACATCAAGGTGACGGCCGCGCCGATGATCGAAAAAAGCGGCGATCTCGCCGCGATTCTGACCAATCTTGAAGAGGGGGACATCCTCTTTATCGATGAAATCCATCGCCTCTCCCCTGCGGTGGAAGAGATCCTCTATCCCTCGATGGAGGACTTCCGCCTCGACATCATCATCGGAAGCGGCCCGGCAGCGCAGACGGTAAAGATCGATCTGCCGCGCTTCACGCTGATCGGGGCCACCACGCGGGCGGGAATGCTATCCAACCCCTTGCGGGACCGTTTCGGGATGAATTTCCGGATGCAGTTCTACACCCCCGACGAATTGTGCGCTATCATCGCTCAAGCTTCCCTCAAACTTGGAAAGGCCATCGACAAACATGCGGCGATGGAGATCGCCAGACGCTCGCGCGGAACCCCGAGGATCGCCCTGCGGCTGCTGAAACGGGTACGTGATTTCGCCGACGTCGCCAACGAGAGCACCATCGTCCACGAACGTTCCCGCTACGCCCTCGACCAGCTGGGGATCAACGCCCACGGGTTCGACGAAATGGACATCCGCCTCCTGAAACTCCTGATGGAAGCCAAAGGGCGGGCGATGGGACTCTCCACGATCGCCGCGGCACTGAGCGAAGACGAAGGGACGATCGAAGACGTTCTTGAGCCCTATCTCCTCGCCAACGGCTACCTCGAACGCACGGCCAGAGGAAGGGTAGCAACGCCGAAAACCTACGATCTGCTCAAATTCGGCTCCCCGCAGCAGGGGCTGTTTGAATGA